The following coding sequences lie in one Populus trichocarpa isolate Nisqually-1 chromosome 14, P.trichocarpa_v4.1, whole genome shotgun sequence genomic window:
- the LOC18105177 gene encoding protein RGF1 INDUCIBLE TRANSCRIPTION FACTOR 1: MLISSNLLLPPWLQALLAEKFFDACSTHKGARKNEKNIFCLDCCISICPHCLSPHNSHRLLQIRRYVYNDVLRLDDAQKLFDCAFVQSYTTNSAKVIFLNHRPQTRIVNIRGNNCSTCDRGLQYPYLFCSISCKVDHILTTKGVSGLSSFFCDCKFLPLSEPGSDDGLMTPDSVLEPTGSAKTSSSSGGYGGVDCKTLACTATTEIVRKKRSSLTNSCRTMFPRITEISSNLMNRRKKAPCRAPLY; encoded by the exons atg TTGATTTCTTCAAATCTATTACTACCTCCTTGGCTTCAAGCTCTTCTCGCAGAAAAATTCTTCGATGCTTGTTCAACTCACAAAGGCGCaagaaagaatgaaaagaacATATTTTGCTTGGACTGCTGCATCAGTATTTGCCCTCACTGTCTGTCTCCGCACAACTCTCACCGTCTCCTGCAG ATAAGAAGATATGtatataatgatgttttaaggCTAGATGATGCTCAGAAATTATTCGACTGTGCTTTTGTTCAA TCCTATACTACAAACAGTGCAAAggtgatatttttaaatcacagGCCACAAACAAGGATAGTGAATATCAGAGGCAACAATTGTAGCACCTGTGACAGAGGTCTCCAGTATCCTTATCTCTTTTGCTCCATTTCTTGCAAG GTTGATCATATTTTGACTACAAAAGGTGTTAGTGGGCTTTCAAGTTTCTTTTGTGATTGCAAGTTCTTACCTTTGTCTGAACCGGGTTCAGATGACGGTTTAATGACCCCTGACTCGGTTCTTGAACCTACCGGTTCGGCCAAGACAAGCTCTAGTTCAGGTGGGTATGGTGGGGTTGATTGTAAGACACTTGCTTGTACTGCCACAACAGAGAttgtgagaaagaaaaggagcagCTTAACAAATTCATGCCGGACGATGTTTCCAAGAATTACCGAAATATCGTCTAATTTAATGAACCGGAGAAAGAAGGCACCGTGCCGGGCTCCTCTTTATTAA
- the LOC112324053 gene encoding uncharacterized protein LOC112324053, with amino-acid sequence MGFIRSSFSFMFGTLSGIYIAQNYNVPNIKKLAEFSLSMAKQMEETHRKPSNKKDRDDV; translated from the coding sequence ATGGGTTTCATAAGGAGCTCCTTCTCGTTCATGTTCGGGACACTGTCTGGGATCTACATAGCCCAGAACTACAACGTgcctaacataaaaaaacttgctGAATTTAGCCTTTCCATGGCCAAACAGATGGAAGAAACCCATCGCAAACCCAGCAACAAGAAAGACAGAGACGATGTTTAA
- the LOC18105181 gene encoding putative lipid-binding protein At4g00165 yields the protein MKEMAFKGSKAAAIFVLLNVIFFTCVSSHNVPACPPKAPPSPKKPAKCPKDTLKFGVCGNWLGLVHEALGTPPSEECCTLIKGLADLEAALCLCTAIKANVLGVVKLKVPVAVSLLLSACGKKVPEGFKCA from the coding sequence ATGAAAGAAATGGCCTTCAAGGGTTCTAAGGCAGCAGCTATTTTTGTTCTGCTCAATGTCATTTTTTTCACTTGTGTCTCATCTCATAACGTACCGGCCTGTCCTCCAAAAGCTCCCCCATCCCCAAAGAAGCCAGCCAAATGCCCTAAAGATACCCTCAAATTTGGTGTTTGTGGCAACTGGTTAGGGTTGGTTCACGAGGCTCTTGGGACCCCTCCAAGCGAGGAATGCTGTACCCTTATCAAGGGTCTTGCTGATCTTGAAGCCGCATTGTGTTTATGCACAGCTATTAAGGCCAATGTCTTGGGAGTTGTCAAGCTCAAAGTTCCCGTTGCAGTTAGCTTGCTCCTAAGTGCTTGTGGAAAGAAAGTTCCTGAAGGCTTTAAATGCGCATAG
- the LOC18105178 gene encoding uncharacterized protein LOC18105178 codes for MQADFNPSNAQQIEHEKMMIRQLEHDDDEDVNTKKHMLPSKVAKKKKIQSTSTVKQSTTSYGKHKKSATLGTYFMPRTTLGAQKSLQNCWKRKEAVERYDLPLAKWMIDVYVSFNVVNFVYYQHAIDDVTAIGLGYKGPNLHAIRGYYLAKTVDEVKIYVESYRKIWKKTGCTLMADGWTYQKRTLINFLKTLCMCATDNAVNYVVAGKLLMEEFPSIFWSLCVAHCINLILQDFGKLQSVCSVVEHASAHKDELRAMVTSREWVSSAYAKHNKGKKFVESVLDSLFLEECAITV; via the exons ATGCAAGCAGATTTCAATCCATCTAATGCACAACAAATTGAGCATGAAAAGATGATGATTAGGCAATTAgaacatgatgatgatgaggatgtcaatactaaaaaacatatgttaccATCGAaggttgcaaaaaagaaaaagattcaaagcACCAGCACTGTAAAACAATCGACTACAAGTTATGGAAAGCACAAGAAATCTGCAACATTAGGGACATATTTCATGCCGAGAACAACTCTTGGTGCTCAAAAGTCTCTTCAGAATTGCTGGAAAAGAAAGGAAGCAGTTGAACGATATGATCTTCCTTTAGCGAAGTGGATGATTGATGTCTATGTGTCATTTAATGTTGTTAACTTTGTGTATTATCAGCATGCCATAGATGATGTAACTGCCATAGGTCTTGGTTATAAAGGACCAAACTTGCATGCTATTCGTGGTTATTATTTGGCAAAAACGGTTGATGAAGTGAAGATTTATGTTGAGAGTTATCGAAAGATTTGGAAGAAGACtggttgcacattaatggctgATGGATGGACATATCAGAAGAGGACTTTAATTAACTTCTTA AAAACATTGTGCATGTGCGCGACTGATAATGCTGTAAATTATGTTGTTGCTGGCAAGTTATTGATGGAAGAATTCCCTTCAATATTTTGGTCTCTTTGTGTTGCTCATTGCATCAACCTCATACTCCAGGACTTTGGTAAATTGCAGTCAGTTTGTTCTGTTGTTGAGCATGCTTCTG CTCATAAAGATGAGTTGAGAGCTATGGTGACATCTAGGGAATGGGTCTCATCTGCTTATGCTAAACAtaacaaaggaaaaaagtttGTTGAGAGTGTGCTAGACTCTCTGTTTTTGGAAGAATGTGCAATAACTGTGTGA
- the LOC18105174 gene encoding protein transport protein Sec61 subunit beta, whose translation MAVGGTAPPRGSAAAAASMRRRRTTSGGASGGAAGTMLQFYTDDAPGLKISPNVVLVMSIGFIAFVAILHVVGKLYLVRRDA comes from the coding sequence ATGGCGGTAGGTGGAACTGCTCCCCCTAGAGGAAGTGCAGCAGCAGCTGCAAGCATGCGAAGGAGGAGGACAACAAGTGGTGGAGCTTCAGGAGGAGCAGCTGGGACCATGCTTCAGTTTTATACTGATGATGCTCCAGGACTCAAGATCTCTCCAAATGTCGTGCTTGTTATGAGCATTGGTTTCATTGCTTTTGTTGCCATTCTCCATGTTGTCGGAAAGCTTTACCTTGTTCGTCGGGATGCTTAA
- the LOC18105175 gene encoding F-box protein At5g51370 isoform X1: protein MSLSLEEETTNPNPNINSKTLPIPIPTPTLTSLNRKTRTSSLPELLFKERALKHGTSIMKSRSNSPFASPRPVASPRSVPQRTLGFHSHEPTGPDYTSLLNDEILLQVFSKVPVSHHVSSSLVCKRWLFIHGRLVQSIKVIDFRFVNSGRVFTRFPNLENIDIAHACIKMPRNSGILITRNNSSVYIGTKLLSDVFIEESDLLSSDLIDNGLELISKWYPNLRRIAVFGSSENGLLCVSSKCKMLQELELHCCGDMSLKGISGCRNLQVLKLIGCVDGFFNSMVSDIGLTILAQGCRRLVKLELCGCEGSYDGIKAIGQCCQMLEELTIRDHRMDGGWLAALLFCENLKTLRLQSCKSIDSSPGLPEHLGSCPTLEELHLQQCQMRDKQAVKALFLICKTVREIVLQNCWGLEDEVFATATVCRRARLLSLEGCSLLTTGCLESVILNWKELERLTVISCNNIKDSEITPDLATLFSVLKELKWRPDSKSLLSAGLAGTGVGNKGGRFFKGLKV, encoded by the exons ATGTCACTTTCACTAGAGGAAGAAACaacaaaccctaaccctaataTCAATTCCAAGACGCTACCAATACCAATACCAACACCAACACTAACATCCTTAAACAGAAAAACCAGAACCTCAAGCTTACCAGAGCTATTGTTCAAAGAGCGAGCACTAAAGCATGGGACTTCGATAATGAAATCTCGGTCAAATAGCCCGTTTGCATCACCTCGACCTGTAGCATCGCCTCGATCTGTCCCACAAAGAACTTTAGGCTTCCATTCTCATGAACCGACCGGACCCGATTACACCTCTCTTCTCAATGATGAGATTCTCCTTCAAGTCTTCAGTAAAGTCCCAGTTTCACACCATGTTTCCAGCTCTCTTGTTTGCAAAAGATGGTTGTTCATTCACGGACGTTTGGTGCAATCAATAAAGGTAATAGATTTTCGTTTCGTTAATTCGGGTCGGGTTTTTACCCGGTTTCCAAATTTGGAAAATATTGATATTGCCCATGCTTGTATTAAAATGCCTAGGAATTCTGGGATTTTGATTACTAGGAATAATTCATCTGTTTATATTGGTACTAAGTTGTTGTCTGATGTGTTTATTGAAGAGAGTGATTTATTATCGTCGGATTTGATTGATAATGGGCTCGAATTGATTAGTAAATGGTATCCTAATTTGAGGAGAATTGCTGTATTTGGCAGCAGTGAAAATGGATTGTTGTGTGTTTCGAGTAAGTGCAAAATGTTGCAAGAATTGGAGTTGCATTGTTGTGGGGATATGTCTTTGAAGGGGATATCCGGGTGTAGGAATTTGCAAGTTTTGAAATTGATTGGGTGCGTTGATGGATTTTTTAATTCGATGGTGAGTGATATTGGGTTGACGATATTAGCTCAAGGGTGTAGGAGGTTAGTGAAGCTTGAGCTATGTGGGTGTGAAGGGAGCTATGATGGGATTAAGGCGATAGGGCAGTGTTGTCAAATGCTTGAAGAATTGACTATTAGAGATCATAGAATGGATGGTGGTTGGCTGGCTGCATTATTGTTTTGTGAAAATTTGAAGACTTTGAGGTTGCAGTCATGTAAGAGTATTGATTCAAGTCCTGGTCTGCCTGAGCATTTGGGGTCTTGTCCTACACTTGAAGAGTTGCACTTGCAGCAGTGTCAGATGAGGGATAAACAAGCGGTGAAggctttgtttttaatttgcaaGACTGTTAGGGAAATTGTTTTGCAGAACTGTTGGGGATTGGAGGATGAAGTATTTGCAACTGCAACTGTTTGTAG GAGGGCAAGGCTTTTGTCTTTGGAAGGATGCTCATTGCTGACGACAGGTTGTTTGGAGTCGGTTATTCTGAATTGGAAGGAACTTGAAAGACTAACAGTAATTTCCTGTAACAATATAAAAGACAGTGAAATAACTCCTGATCTGGCAACTCTGTTTTCTGTTCTGAAAGAGTTGAAATGGCGACCAGATTCCAAATCTCTCCTGTCAGCAGGTCTTGCAGGGACTGGAGTGGGAAATAAAGGTGGCAGATTTTTCAAGGGATTGAAAGTTTGA
- the LOC18105173 gene encoding uncharacterized protein LOC18105173, translating to MRITACKNISQYNTTTHRAKPTINPLSIAKNKASRYSFYSATALGNPWPIGAAALHDSTISVDSPVWSLSPLSAALPESPPPICSDCSSPPRSSATIFYSLAPTVLSTSRFQSARSNFSKPPVSSNIEIEEWVQSGMNLNGFHRLTDDGIATQNCHSKYRSRQSAVADAEVHSRTLSSFLDDDNEKKHDDSDPKCNYNINSSDADSVDCGNHKLMTRPKPYIDFLDEIKAQELEAQMGAWKKAKHRELMNKLRRNESVIRDWEYKQTQKALKDMRKVENKLERKRAEALERAQKRINRARKEANKAAGKVIESAMKKGTKIAKESEIQGTKNPIWRRLMNLCP from the exons ATGAGAATAACAGCATGCAAAAACATCTCTCAGTACAACACCACTACCCATAGAGCAAAACCCACCATCAATCCTTTGTCCATCGCCAAGAACAAGGCTTCTCGGTACTCTTTTTACTCTGCAACAGCACTTGGAAACCCGTGGCCTATAGGGGCCGCTGCACTTCATGACAGTACTATTTCTGTTGATAGCCCAGTATGGAGCCTCAGTCCTCTATCAGCAGCTTTGCCAGAATCCCCACCACCCATTTGCAGTGACTGCTCTAGCCCCCCTCGTAGTTCTGCCACAATATTCTATTCTTTGGCTCCTACTGTGCTCTCCACTTCAAGATTCCAG AGTGCCAGGTCCAACTTTAGTAAACCACCCGTATCAAGCAATATCGAAATAGAGGAATGGGTTCAGAGTGGCATGAATTTGAATGGCTTCCATCGTCTCACAG ACGATGGAATCGCAACGCAAAATTGCCACTCAAAATACCGCTCGAGGCAATCTGCGGTGGCAGATGCAGAAGTTCATAGCAGGAcattatcttcttttcttgatGACGACAACGAGAAGAAGCATGATGATTCCGACCCAAAATGCAACTACAACATAAACAGCTCAGATGCTGACAGCGTGGATTGTGGAAACCACAAACTGATGACTCGACCAAAACCTTACATTGATTTCTTAGATGAAATCAAGGCCCAGGAGCTTGAAGCTCAGATGGGTGCATGGAAGAAGGCTAAACATAGGGAACTGATGAACAA GTTGAGAAGAAACGAATCTGTTATTCGTGACTGGGAGTATAAACAGACACAAAAGGCATTGAAGGACATGAGGAAAGTAGAG AACAAACTTGAAAGGAAGCGGGCTGAGGCACTAGAGAGAGCACAGAAGAGAATAAACAGAGCAAGGAAGGAGGCAAATAAGGCGGCGGGCAAGGTAATTGAATCAGCAATGAAGAAAGGAACAAAAATTGCAAAAGAATCTGAAATCCAAGGCACCAAAAACCCAATCTGGCGGAGGCTTATGAACTTATGTCCCTGA
- the LOC18105175 gene encoding F-box protein At5g07670 isoform X2: MVVHSRTFGAINKESDLLSSDLIDNGLELISKWYPNLRRIAVFGSSENGLLCVSSKCKMLQELELHCCGDMSLKGISGCRNLQVLKLIGCVDGFFNSMVSDIGLTILAQGCRRLVKLELCGCEGSYDGIKAIGQCCQMLEELTIRDHRMDGGWLAALLFCENLKTLRLQSCKSIDSSPGLPEHLGSCPTLEELHLQQCQMRDKQAVKALFLICKTVREIVLQNCWGLEDEVFATATVCRRARLLSLEGCSLLTTGCLESVILNWKELERLTVISCNNIKDSEITPDLATLFSVLKELKWRPDSKSLLSAGLAGTGVGNKGGRFFKGLKV; this comes from the exons ATGGTTGTTCATTCACGGACGTTTGGTGCAATCAATAAAG AGAGTGATTTATTATCGTCGGATTTGATTGATAATGGGCTCGAATTGATTAGTAAATGGTATCCTAATTTGAGGAGAATTGCTGTATTTGGCAGCAGTGAAAATGGATTGTTGTGTGTTTCGAGTAAGTGCAAAATGTTGCAAGAATTGGAGTTGCATTGTTGTGGGGATATGTCTTTGAAGGGGATATCCGGGTGTAGGAATTTGCAAGTTTTGAAATTGATTGGGTGCGTTGATGGATTTTTTAATTCGATGGTGAGTGATATTGGGTTGACGATATTAGCTCAAGGGTGTAGGAGGTTAGTGAAGCTTGAGCTATGTGGGTGTGAAGGGAGCTATGATGGGATTAAGGCGATAGGGCAGTGTTGTCAAATGCTTGAAGAATTGACTATTAGAGATCATAGAATGGATGGTGGTTGGCTGGCTGCATTATTGTTTTGTGAAAATTTGAAGACTTTGAGGTTGCAGTCATGTAAGAGTATTGATTCAAGTCCTGGTCTGCCTGAGCATTTGGGGTCTTGTCCTACACTTGAAGAGTTGCACTTGCAGCAGTGTCAGATGAGGGATAAACAAGCGGTGAAggctttgtttttaatttgcaaGACTGTTAGGGAAATTGTTTTGCAGAACTGTTGGGGATTGGAGGATGAAGTATTTGCAACTGCAACTGTTTGTAG GAGGGCAAGGCTTTTGTCTTTGGAAGGATGCTCATTGCTGACGACAGGTTGTTTGGAGTCGGTTATTCTGAATTGGAAGGAACTTGAAAGACTAACAGTAATTTCCTGTAACAATATAAAAGACAGTGAAATAACTCCTGATCTGGCAACTCTGTTTTCTGTTCTGAAAGAGTTGAAATGGCGACCAGATTCCAAATCTCTCCTGTCAGCAGGTCTTGCAGGGACTGGAGTGGGAAATAAAGGTGGCAGATTTTTCAAGGGATTGAAAGTTTGA